A section of the Subtercola frigoramans genome encodes:
- a CDS encoding tetratricopeptide repeat protein — protein sequence MSQVPPSAASLRGAVDLSSLVNRANSPAGSAPSQGADGVAAGPGGVVTVPSLLLDGTDASFSQILELSNSVAVIVELWASWSDGSRMLAPLMQKLILEYSGQFVLVRVETDTNPQLTEAFQAQSVPTVAAIIAGRPVALFEGAQPEQSIRDVLEQVVQLADQNGVTGRAEPEDGRTGARPEGSVADPADVAEEVLPPHHAEAYEAISRGDYKAAIAEYETALAQSPRDQLAVAGLAQVKLLDRLTGHTLDDIRAQAAAQPDNLDAQLLVADLDVSGGHIDDAFDRILTLFASASARADAPAKDVLRTRLLDLFEVVGLEDPRVTAARRRLTMLLY from the coding sequence GTGAGCCAGGTTCCCCCCTCCGCCGCGAGCCTGCGAGGTGCGGTCGACCTGTCGTCGTTGGTGAACCGGGCGAACTCTCCGGCGGGCTCGGCCCCGTCACAGGGTGCCGACGGCGTCGCGGCTGGGCCGGGCGGCGTCGTCACGGTTCCCAGTCTGCTTCTCGACGGCACTGATGCGTCGTTCTCGCAGATTCTCGAACTCTCGAACTCTGTTGCCGTCATCGTCGAGTTGTGGGCATCGTGGTCTGACGGATCCCGGATGCTTGCCCCGCTGATGCAGAAGCTGATTCTGGAGTACTCCGGCCAATTCGTGCTGGTCAGGGTCGAGACCGACACGAACCCGCAGCTGACCGAGGCCTTCCAGGCGCAGTCCGTGCCGACCGTTGCGGCAATCATCGCTGGGCGACCCGTAGCACTGTTCGAGGGCGCGCAGCCGGAGCAGAGCATCCGCGACGTGCTCGAGCAGGTGGTGCAACTCGCTGATCAGAATGGCGTCACCGGCCGCGCCGAGCCCGAAGACGGGCGCACAGGCGCACGTCCCGAGGGAAGCGTGGCAGACCCGGCAGACGTCGCAGAGGAGGTACTCCCTCCGCACCACGCCGAAGCGTACGAAGCCATCTCGCGAGGGGACTACAAGGCGGCCATCGCAGAGTACGAGACGGCGCTCGCGCAGAGCCCTCGCGACCAGCTCGCCGTTGCCGGCCTCGCCCAGGTGAAGTTACTCGACCGCCTCACCGGCCACACGCTCGACGATATCCGGGCGCAGGCAGCGGCCCAACCCGACAACCTCGACGCGCAACTCCTCGTCGCCGATCTCGACGTGTCCGGCGGGCACATCGACGACGCCTTCGACCGCATTCTGACCCTCTTCGCTTCTGCGTCGGCCAGAGCGGACGCGCCGGCGAAAGACGTGTTGCGCACCCGGCTCCTCGATCTGTTCGAAGTGGTCGGTCTCGAAGACCCCCGGGTGACGGCTGCCCGCCGTCGCCTCACAATGCTGCTGTACTGA